The nucleotide window AGGAACTGCCAGGACAAATGGATTTGGCGTTAGACGTTTGTCATCAATTGCAAGCGAAAGGAGAGTTCCTGGGGGCGTCTCCCTTGTTGCCGGTTAGTTCGGCCACCAGTTTAAGCTGTAAGTCAGGCCGGTTAGAGGTGACCGATGGCCCCTTTGCCGAAACGAAGGAACAGCTCGGGGGCTATGTGCTTATCGACGTGCCGAACTTAGACGACGCGATTGAGGTTGCCCGGAAATTTCCTGCAGCCCAACGAGGGACCGTCGAGATCCGTCCCTTGTTTGAACTGCAAGGAATACCCCAGGTCGGCAAGTAGCCGCACGAAGAAAGCGTCCGTTCTCGGTCTGCTTAGTTGGCTTCTCCGACAAGAACCCAGTCGTGATTGTCTGGGGCTTGGAAGACGCCAGGCTTGTTCGGCTTGGCGGAAGTTCGCTGGCCGGTACGGGGATCGAACCAGGTGAACTTCTTCACGGCAGGAATCAGCGAAGTATCGAGCACCACCTCGCCACCCACCGGCAAGTAGGCAACAAGTAGGTCGCCAGCCGCCGAACTGGAAACGGAAACATGCTGGGCTGGATCTTGTTTGCCAGAAGGTGATTTCAAGATGGTGTTATTGGGTTGCAACGTCCACCAGTCGATGCTGGTCATCAGTTGGGCCAGGTAGCCCATGTTGGTACTGCCTGGCAGTTGCATGGCCTCGTGCCATGGCTTAGCGATTCCAGATCCGCCATGATTCAGAGGCGTATTGGGCTTGGTTTCCCAGCTCCAAACGCCGTGGGCTCCGTAGCTAACGCCAGCCGTAGGAGCATTCAGCAGGCTCCAGTAAGCCGCGCGGCGAATATTGTAGGCCGTGTGCGGCTGCTTGGACTGGTAGGCAACGTGGTCTTCGTAGGGTGGTTCAGCATTGATGATAGGACGGGCTGGAGCTTGCTTCCATTTTTTTGAGGGCGGCCCAGAATGGATCCAGGCCAGCGAATTGGAGTGGTCGCCGTGACCACTTTGATAGATCAGCACATCGAGCCAATCTTCGTCCGCGAACGGATCAAAGGGCCAGTGCATGCCTTGTGGGTGCAATGTGACCGGGGCATGTTGCCGCTTGCCAAAAACTGCTTGGCCAATGGCTTTCCAATGGTCCACTCGCTGGGGTTTGTAGTTTTCGTCTCCGGCGAGAATCCACAGCACATTGTTGCCACCGTAGCGAGCTTCGATGTACTTGGCCAGCTTGGTTGCTTGATCTGTAGGAAGTTTGCCCGGTGTGTAGCTGGGATCACCTAACGACCACAGCATGACCGGAGCGGCAAGCAGGTTGTGTGCGTTCACCGCGTCGATGCGGGCATCAAGACGCTGGAAGAATTCAGGGTGAATCTTGAGCGAGTCTCCCCCTTCGTAGGCAACCTGGCCTTCAGGGTTTTGATAAGCGGTACGCCACTGGGTGGCGACCAATTGAATGGCCGTGAAGTGTTTGTTCTGACGATCGCTAAGGT belongs to Bremerella cremea and includes:
- a CDS encoding YciI family protein, with translation MKYILLMYHTEGVFTEEELPGQMDLALDVCHQLQAKGEFLGASPLLPVSSATSLSCKSGRLEVTDGPFAETKEQLGGYVLIDVPNLDDAIEVARKFPAAQRGTVEIRPLFELQGIPQVGK
- a CDS encoding DUF4038 domain-containing protein: MPLRRVSPTRRYSLPILPAPFWSSSSMRYSSMFIASLAFLFWSSACCWGEEVGKWVRWEHTFTAANNTPDSADISVLLTSPSGKKIERRAFWDGGNTWKVRFQPNELGTWKFQTSARDNFPGLSDQTGSFQCVKNAGQTVFQQHGPVEVAPNGRYLQHADGTPFFWLADTAWNGALLSDKKDWDTYLSDRQNKHFTAIQLVATQWRTAYQNPEGQVAYEGGDSLKIHPEFFQRLDARIDAVNAHNLLAAPVMLWSLGDPSYTPGKLPTDQATKLAKYIEARYGGNNVLWILAGDENYKPQRVDHWKAIGQAVFGKRQHAPVTLHPQGMHWPFDPFADEDWLDVLIYQSGHGDHSNSLAWIHSGPPSKKWKQAPARPIINAEPPYEDHVAYQSKQPHTAYNIRRAAYWSLLNAPTAGVSYGAHGVWSWETKPNTPLNHGGSGIAKPWHEAMQLPGSTNMGYLAQLMTSIDWWTLQPNNTILKSPSGKQDPAQHVSVSSSAAGDLLVAYLPVGGEVVLDTSLIPAVKKFTWFDPRTGQRTSAKPNKPGVFQAPDNHDWVLVGEAN